A genomic region of Trichocoleus desertorum ATA4-8-CV12 contains the following coding sequences:
- a CDS encoding competence/damage-inducible protein A, which translates to MSLSAEVICVGTELLLGDILNSNAQYLAQQLAWLGIPHYYQTVVGDNPLRLKKVLAIACERSRLIILTGGLGPTPDDLTIATLADFFDVPLVEHPEILEDIAQKYARRGREMSPSNRKQALLPEGAEVLPNASGSAPGVIWQPRTGLTILTFPGVPSEMQLMWQETAVPYLRQQGWGQEVIHSRMLKFWGISESVLAEKVAPFLDLVNPTVAPYADHGEVKLRIAARAESEATALQLIEPVEHQLRQIGGLDYYGADDESLASVVGGQLQAVRETVSTAESCTGGGLGQMLTSIPGSSSYFMGGVISYDNQAKISLLGVNAEDLAQQGAVSHIIARQMAAGVRSRLGTTWGLSITGIAGPGGGSASKPVGLVYIGLAGPQEEIESYEYQFGSFRGRTWIQQSSACTALDQLRRKLLTRSLVENSHF; encoded by the coding sequence ATGAGTCTGAGTGCTGAGGTGATTTGTGTTGGCACTGAGTTGCTCTTGGGAGATATTCTAAACAGCAACGCGCAGTATTTAGCGCAGCAGTTAGCCTGGTTGGGCATTCCTCACTACTACCAGACTGTAGTCGGGGATAATCCCCTGCGCCTCAAAAAAGTATTGGCCATTGCCTGTGAGCGATCGCGCCTAATTATTCTGACTGGAGGCTTGGGGCCAACCCCTGACGACCTCACCATCGCAACCCTGGCAGACTTCTTTGATGTCCCACTCGTCGAGCATCCGGAAATTCTAGAGGATATTGCTCAGAAATATGCTCGTCGGGGTCGGGAGATGTCTCCAAGCAATCGTAAGCAAGCTCTGCTACCAGAAGGGGCTGAAGTGCTCCCTAACGCCTCTGGCAGTGCTCCAGGAGTCATTTGGCAGCCCCGTACAGGCTTAACGATTTTGACCTTCCCGGGAGTGCCTTCAGAGATGCAGTTGATGTGGCAAGAAACAGCGGTGCCTTATCTGCGACAGCAGGGCTGGGGGCAGGAAGTGATTCATAGCCGCATGCTGAAATTTTGGGGTATCAGCGAATCAGTCTTGGCAGAAAAAGTCGCTCCATTTCTAGATTTAGTCAATCCCACAGTCGCACCTTATGCCGATCATGGGGAAGTGAAGCTGCGGATTGCGGCACGGGCAGAGTCCGAGGCAACAGCGCTCCAACTAATCGAACCCGTAGAGCACCAATTGCGCCAAATCGGTGGCCTTGACTACTACGGGGCCGATGACGAAAGCTTAGCGTCTGTGGTCGGAGGGCAGTTGCAAGCGGTGCGCGAAACCGTAAGTACAGCTGAATCTTGCACAGGGGGTGGTTTGGGCCAAATGCTCACCAGTATCCCTGGCAGTTCAAGTTATTTTATGGGCGGAGTCATTTCCTATGACAACCAGGCCAAGATTTCTCTGCTAGGCGTGAACGCGGAAGATTTAGCGCAGCAGGGAGCTGTGAGTCATATTATCGCCAGACAAATGGCCGCTGGAGTGCGATCGCGTTTAGGTACTACCTGGGGACTGAGTATCACTGGCATTGCGGGGCCTGGAGGCGGTAGCGCTTCTAAACCTGTGGGTCTAGTTTACATAGGTCTGGCAGGCCCTCAGGAGGAAATAGAAAGCTACGAATATCAATTTGGCTCCTTCCGGGGGCGGACTTGGATTCAGCAAAGTAGTGCTTGCACGGCTCTAGATCAATTACGGCGTAAGCTGTTGACGCGATCGCTGGTAGAAAATTCGCATTTTTAA
- a CDS encoding undecaprenyl/decaprenyl-phosphate alpha-N-acetylglucosaminyl 1-phosphate transferase, producing the protein MPYQLYHLVAFLVSALVVLWSTPIVRKIGLKSGRVDLPGDRKVHQRPMVRLGGVSIFAGTLIALLIVWWTGGFGLLPPDKEYEVWGVTIGGLAFFLIGLTDDLFGLSPLTRLIVQALVAGLAWKAGVQIEFLSIPFDGLVSLPDWISLPITVVWLVGMANAINWIDGLDGLAAGVSGIAAVVMLVASLFMNQPAAALIAAALAGGALGFLRYNFNPAQIFMGDGGAYFIGFTLAGVGVIGLVKSVTTVAVVLPYLILAVPILDMSAVILDRLRSGKSPFVADKRHLHHRLLQAGLSHRLTVLFIYSLTLWVGSIALAVSGMPSGIAYALGATALLSYTSWKVRKQARAR; encoded by the coding sequence ATGCCATACCAGCTCTATCACCTGGTTGCATTTCTCGTCTCCGCCCTCGTCGTCCTCTGGAGCACGCCAATTGTCAGAAAAATTGGCCTCAAAAGTGGACGAGTAGACCTCCCTGGCGATCGCAAGGTCCATCAACGACCCATGGTGCGTCTGGGAGGCGTTTCTATCTTTGCGGGCACTTTAATTGCCCTCTTGATTGTTTGGTGGACGGGCGGATTCGGTTTGCTCCCACCCGACAAAGAATACGAAGTTTGGGGAGTCACTATTGGCGGTCTGGCCTTTTTCTTAATTGGCTTGACCGATGACTTGTTTGGTCTGTCGCCGTTGACTCGTCTAATTGTGCAAGCCCTTGTTGCTGGCTTAGCCTGGAAAGCAGGCGTACAGATCGAATTTCTCTCCATTCCCTTTGATGGTCTAGTCTCTCTACCCGATTGGATCAGCCTACCCATCACCGTGGTTTGGTTAGTAGGCATGGCGAATGCGATCAATTGGATTGACGGCTTGGATGGCTTAGCGGCAGGAGTTTCTGGAATTGCTGCCGTAGTCATGCTGGTTGCCAGCTTATTCATGAACCAACCCGCTGCCGCCTTAATTGCTGCGGCCCTAGCCGGAGGAGCCTTGGGCTTTCTGCGCTACAACTTCAATCCAGCTCAGATCTTTATGGGCGATGGAGGAGCCTATTTCATTGGGTTTACGCTAGCTGGGGTGGGTGTCATCGGCTTAGTTAAGAGTGTGACCACTGTCGCGGTCGTGTTGCCCTACTTAATTTTGGCGGTGCCCATTTTAGATATGTCGGCGGTAATTTTAGACCGACTGCGTAGTGGTAAGTCTCCTTTTGTGGCAGACAAACGCCATTTACACCATCGGTTACTCCAAGCAGGTCTGTCGCATCGCTTAACGGTTTTATTTATTTACTCGTTAACTTTGTGGGTTGGCAGTATTGCTCTCGCCGTTTCTGGCATGCCTAGTGGGATCGCTTATGCTCTGGGCGCGACGGCCTTACTGAGTTACACCAGTTGGAAAGTCCGCAAGCAAGCAAGAGCCCGCTAA
- the aroQ gene encoding type II 3-dehydroquinate dehydratase, with protein MLSVLVLHGPNLNLLGQREPGIYGRVTLDEINRSLEQEGQTLQVKVSTLQSNHEGVLVDAIHAAQGHHQGIVINAGAYTHTSVALRDAIAAVSLPTVEVHLSNIYRREEFRHHSFIAPVAVGQISGFGPESYRLGLHALVHHLQQLVAT; from the coding sequence TTGCTAAGCGTTCTAGTTTTGCATGGGCCTAACTTAAATCTCCTGGGGCAGCGTGAACCAGGGATCTATGGTCGTGTGACTCTAGATGAAATCAACCGTTCCCTAGAGCAGGAAGGGCAAACGCTGCAAGTCAAAGTGTCTACCTTGCAATCAAATCACGAAGGTGTTTTGGTGGATGCCATCCATGCGGCTCAAGGGCATCATCAAGGAATTGTCATTAATGCTGGGGCTTACACGCATACGAGCGTAGCGCTGCGAGATGCGATCGCCGCAGTTAGTCTCCCCACCGTTGAGGTGCATCTCAGCAATATCTACCGTCGCGAAGAATTTCGGCACCACTCATTCATTGCGCCTGTAGCAGTTGGGCAAATTAGTGGTTTTGGCCCTGAAAGCTACCGATTGGGGTTGCATGCTTTAGTTCATCACCTTCAGCAACTAGTAGCAACTTAA